The following are encoded together in the Pithys albifrons albifrons isolate INPA30051 chromosome 5, PitAlb_v1, whole genome shotgun sequence genome:
- the ETNPPL gene encoding ethanolamine-phosphate phospho-lyase codes for MEERYSKAETLALRRKHIGPSCKVFFAKDPLKIVRAQGQYMFDEKGEKYLDCINNVAHVGHSHPYVVQAATKQMELLNTNSRFLHDNLVQYAQRLTATLPEKLSVCYFVNSGSEANDLALRLARQYHGHQDVITLENAYHGHLTSLIDISPYKFNQLGKDCKKEYVHVAPSPDIYRGKYREDHPDPASAYAEEVKKIIEETQKNGRKIAAFIAESMQSCGGQVIPPVGYFQKVAKYVRAAGGVFIADEVQVGFGRVGKHFWAFQLQGDDFVPDIVTMGKPIGNGHPMSCVITTREIAESFGASGLEYFNTFGGNPVSCAIGMAVMDIIEKEDLQGNARRVGNYLLELLAEQKKKHPLVGDIRGVGLFVGVDLVKDQQKRTPATAEALHLIYKLKEHQILLSADGPYRNILKFKPPMCFTMEDAKHAVETIDALLTELEEATGMKTENNGSANIQCKRKPTEESSQPEGANESTSHMNGAACRQENGIYSKKRSLPSKRIRT; via the exons ATGGAGGAGCGCTACAGCAAGGCGGAGACTCTGGCGCTGCGGAGGAAGCACATCGG GCCTTCCTGCAAAGTTTTCTTTGCCAAGGACCCTCTGAAGATAGTGCGTGCTCAGGGCCAATATATGTTTgatgagaaaggagaaaaatacttAGACTGCATCAACAACGTTGCACATG TTGGCCACAGTCATCCATACGTGGTACAGGCTGCAACAAAACAGATGGAACTGCTCAATACAAACTCCCGCTTCCTGCATGACAACCTTGTTCAGTACGCGCAGCGTCTTACAGCCACCCTGCCTGAGAAACTCTCTGTTTGCTATTTTGTTAACTCTGG GTCTGAAGCAAATGATCTTGCTTTACGGCTGGCTCGGCAGTACCATGGGCACCAAGATGTTATCACTCTTGAGAA TGCTTACCATGGCCATCTTACATCTCTGATTGACATCAGTCCCTATAAATTTAATCAGCTGGGAAAGGACTGCAAGAAGGAGTATGTGCATGTG GCTCCTTCTCCAGATATCTACAGAGGGAAATACAGGGAAGACCACCCAGACCCAGCAAGTGCTTACGCTGAAGAGGTGAAAAAGATTATtgaagaaacacagaagaatGGACGCAAG ATTGCTGCCTTCATAGCTGAATCCATGCAGAGCTGTGGAGGCCAAGTAATTCCACCTGTGGGCTATTTCCAGAAAGTGGCAAA GTATGTGCGTGCAGCAGGTGGAGTGTTCATAGCTGATGAGGTCCAGGTTGGCTTTGGCAGAGTTGGAAAGCATTTTTGGGCATTCCAGCTGCAAGGTGACGACTTTGTGCCTGACATTGTCACCATGGGAAAGCCCATTGGCAATGGACACCCTATGTCTTGTGTGATCACAACGAGGGAAATTGCTGAAAGCTTTGGTGCTTCTGGACTGGAGTATTTCAATACA TTTGGAGGCAATCCAGTGTCTTGCGCTATTGGTATGGCTGTGATGGATATAATAGAAAAAGAAGATCTCCAAGGAAATGCTAGACGTGTAGGAAACTACCTACTGGAGTTGCTGGCTgagcaaaagaagaaacatcCCTTAGTGGGAGACATCAG GGGTGTTGGATTGTTTGTTGGAGTGGATCTGGTGAAAGATCAACAGAAGCGAACACCAGCTACAGCTGAAGCCCTTCATCTTATTTACAA acTCAAAGAGCATCAAATCCTTCTTAGTGCAGATGGACCCTACCGAAATATTCTAAAATTTAAACCACCAATGTGTTTCACAATGGAAGATGCAAAACACGCAGTGGAGACAATTGATGCACTTCTTACAG AACTGGAAGAGGCCACTggaatgaagacagaaaataatggATCTGCAAATATACAGTGTAAAAGAAaa cCAACTGAAGAGAGTTCTCAACCAGAAGGTGCAAATGAAAGCACTAGTCACATGAATGGAGCTGCCTGCAGAcaagaaaatgggatttattcAAAAAAACGTTCACTGCCAAGTAAAAGAATAAGAACATGA